In Lemur catta isolate mLemCat1 chromosome 1, mLemCat1.pri, whole genome shotgun sequence, one DNA window encodes the following:
- the TFF2 gene encoding trefoil factor 2 has protein sequence MDMGPRGVQLLAALLVLGLCALAGGEKPSACQCSRVSPKNRKNCGFSGITSDECFDGGCCYDSSVSGVPWCFYPLPKEENEQCVMEVPARVNCGYPGISREQCLSQQCCFDDLVFQVPWCFYPKPLEDCHY, from the exons ATGGACATGGGACCTCGTGGCGTCCAGCTCCTGGCCGCGCTCCTCGTCCTGGGGCTGTGCGCCCTGGCGGGGGGCGAGAAACCGT CCGCCTGCCAGTGCTCAAGGGTGAGCCCCAAAAACAGGAAGAACTGTGGCTTCTCGGGCATCACCAGCGACGAGTGCTTTGACGGCGGATGCTGCTACGACTCCAGTGTCTCAGGGGTCCCTTGGTGTTTCTACCCCCTCCCAAAGGAAG AGAATGAGCAGTGCGTCATGGAAGTCCCAGCCCGCGTGAACTGTGGCTACCCAGGCATCAGCCGTGAGCAGTGCCTCTCTCAGCAGTGCTGCTTCGATGACCTTGTCTTCCAAGTGCCCTGGTGCTTCTACCCGAAGCCTCTGGAAG ACTGCCATTACTAG